From the Acidobacteriota bacterium genome, the window TCGCTTCTCACTAAGGTTAAGGCATTACCACTTTGTCCCCTTCCTTAAGTCCTTCAACTACTTCTGTCTTTATCCCATCGCTTATCCCAGTTTTTATCTCCTTTTTTCTCTTTCCAGTCTCAGTTGTAGGGTCAAAGAGATAGACATAAGCCTTTCCGTCCTTCCGTTCTATCGCCCCCTCGGTGATGAAGAGTACATTCTTCCTCTCCTGAATAACTATTTCAGCATCGGCGGACATCCCAACCCGCAGAGGTGAAGTATCATCGAGGAACTTTACCCTAACCTCGAAGTTTACGACATCCCCCTTTTTCTTTCCCAATGGAGATATCTTTATGAGCTCCCCATTGAATACCCGATCAGGATAGGAATCGACATGGACCTGAACAGGCATCCCAACCCTTATCTTCGCCACATCCACCTCATCCACATCTCCTCTGAAGTGCATTTCCGACACATCACCTAAAGTCATAATTACTGTACCGCCAGAAGCAGAAGATATAGGAATTACCGCAGACCCTTCATCGGTATCTCGATTGAGGACTATCCCGGAAAGAGGAGAGCGGACGATCATCGATTTTATCGCATAACTC encodes:
- a CDS encoding efflux RND transporter periplasmic adaptor subunit, which gives rise to MRKKIVFILIALVLIVSVGYLWQLKAKGKKRDFSDLKTIEVKRGDIAETVVATGSIYPKAKIEVKSKIGGVVHRFFVEEGDYVKEGDPLAEVVPGATPLEVVKAREELKSAEAEMEKEEQNYRRSKELFNKGLISKKDFESAKTAYFLAEARYYAAKAQLQVLGYRGGKEKQSSPKDKESSEASYAIKSMIVRSPLSGIVLNRDTDEGSAVIPISSASGGTVIMTLGDVSEMHFRGDVDEVDVAKIRVGMPVQVHVDSYPDRVFNGELIKISPLGKKKGDVVNFEVRVKFLDDTSPLRVGMSADAEIVIQERKNVLFITEGAIERKDGKAYVYLFDPTTETGKRKKEIKTGISDGIKTEVVEGLKEGDKVVMP